The Actinosynnema mirum DSM 43827 genomic interval CAGGGCCGAGGTGCTGCGGGCCATCGCGGAGTGCGATCGGCTGGGGGCCGAGGAGTTCCGGAAGCGCTACGGGTTCGGGCAGGCCCGGCGGTTCGTGCTGGTCTACGAGGGCCGCGAGTACGACTCCAAGGCCGTCGTCGGGGTCGCGCACGGGTTCCTGACCGACCAGAAGCCGTTGCGGGCCTCGGACTTCAGCGGCGGGCAGGCCACGGTCACCCGGCTGCTGACCGGGCTCGGGTTCACCGTCGTCGACCGCGCGCAGGTCCCCGCGCCGCCGGTCGACGCGGAGAAGGTCGTCGTGTGGGAGCGGGGGCGGGTGCTCGAACCCGCGCCGCGGCAGGAGCGCACGACCAGCGCGGTGCAGCGGTTGCGCTACGTCGCGGCGCTGGTGAAGGCGATCCACGAGGACCGCTGCCAGTTCTGCGGCACCCGGCTGGACCTCGGGTACGGGCACTTCAGCAACGCCGCGCACATCCGGGCGCTCGGCGCGCCGCACCACGGGCCCGACCACACCGACAACGTGCTGTGCCTGTGCCCGAACTGCCACGCCCAGTTCGACGCGCGGGCGCTCTACGTGGACGAGGACGACAACGTCCGGCACGTCAACGCCGGGCAGCCGCTCGGCCCGCTGCGCCGCGACCCCCGGCACCGGATCGCCGCCGAGCACCTGGCCTACCACCGTTCGCTGCCGGTCGACCCCGCCCGCGCGCAGGCGCTCGCGGACGACCGGGCCTAGCGCCCCCTCAGCCGTCGCCCGGTTCCTGGGCGGGGTCGCGGTGGCGGAGGCCCTGCTTGATGCGTTCCAGCCGGTTGCCCGTGATCGGGCCCACGGCGTCGTCCAGGAGCTGGGTCGCGTTCTGCGTCGCCATCTGGATGGCCGACAGGATGTCCGCGCGCAGCGCCGACGGGGTGCGCCTGAGCGCCTCCTCGGTCAGCTGCAGGTCGACCACCGCGCCCGACGGGGCCGCGGTCACGGTGACCGCGCCGTCGGGGCTCCTGCCCTGGCCGCGCAGCTCGCGCATCGCCCGCTGGACGTCGCCCGCTTTCGCGGACTGCTCCTCGAACGTGCGCTTCATGTGCTCCAGGCGCTGCTGCCGGTCCCTCACGACACCCCCGCGCGTCCCCGCCGTCGTACCTCTGAATGGCCCCCGGAGGCTACGGCAGGACAGCCGTACGGGGGTCGGTATTGCCCGGTGGTGTTCAGCACTTCACCCGGAACGGTCAGGGGTGGCGATCAGGAGCGGAGGGGCGGGGAGGCGGCGTTGACCGGCGGGCGGGGTGGGGGTGGAGATCAACCGGGAGGTCGGCGCGCCCACGGTCGGGTGAAGAAGGGGACATCCCCGTTCGAGGACTCGGTTCGGACACGGACGGGAAACGATCTACGGAACGGCGCGGTCCGAAGGGGACGGCCGGAAGGGCGACGACGAGGGGAACACCGCGCGTGTTCTTCCGAGGGCCGCTCGGAACCGTTCGATCCACTCCGAACACCCGGACGCGCCGGTTTTCCCGGTGCGACCGACACTCCCCCGCGCGGCGCCACCCGGTTGTTCCGCGCCGCTCACCTCGCGGTGTGAAAGCGCGGTGTGGCCGTGCGCGGGGGGCGCTTTTCTCGCGGGCGAACCCGCGGCGAACCGGATCGCGTCCCGTCGCGATCACTTCGGGTTCGTGGACAACCTCCCGAAGGCGCGCGCCGTGTGCGCCTCCGGTTCACCAGGGGGTGCCCCGATGCGGATCGGGAAGGTTCCGCGACGTGAACGCCGGGTCCGCGCCGCGCGCGCTTCCGGGAATTCCCCGCACGTCCGCCATCCGCGCGGGCACTGCCCTCCGGAGGGGTTTGCGCGCGTTCCGCCCAGGGCACCGCGCGCCGCATCGGGCACCGACCGTGAACGGTTTCCCCAACGGCCGCCCGGTGTCGCCCCTTCGGGCAAAAGAACCCCGGCGCTTCGGACACCCCGGCGACCGCGCGCCGCGCGCACAAGGCGCCGGGCGGTCCTGCGGGGAACGGGGTGTGAAAAGCCGCCGACGGGCGGGGCCGGGGCACGGGGAATGCGGGCGCCGGGCGCCCCCGAAGGTCGGCGGGACGGCGCACAACAGCGCGGATGAGCGTGAATTGCTGGTCAGGCGTGGTGCCCCCGGTGCGACTCGAACGCACACTGGACGGATTTGGAACCTCGTCCGCGTACGCGCTCTGCCGATCCGCGCTCGCCACTCTATCTGCCGCGTCGAGTATGACCGATCCGCGAAGCGACCGCGACGACGGACGGCGAACCGCGCCGGGACACCTCGGTCCGCGCCTGATTGCGTGACGTTAACGCGTTCACCGAGAGGCGGACTGTTACACAGAGTCACTGCACGGTTCGTGAAGGCGACGCAACGAGCGAAGCCAGCCAGCGTTACGGCTTTGCCGCATCGATGCGGCAACGGACATGCCACACGGAGTGGATTCCGAACGCGAGTCTTATTCGCATGGGTGATCCCGCTAGCCCAGACGGGCAGGACTCCTACCGGCAAAATGCACAGGGCGGTTTGCCCTGATTGGGTGTGATCACCGCCGCACCACCGGGGAGAACCGCATGACCAACCGATCGGAGCCCACGCCCGACAGCAGAGCCTGCCTCCAGGCCGCCCTCCGCGCCGCCGGAACCTGGCGCGACGGGATGCTCGTCACCCGCGCCGTCGTCATCGTCCAGACCGTCCACGCCGACGGCGACGGCCACCACCGCTACGCCCTCCACCGCCTCCACCCCGTCGGCGAGACGGACCCGTCCTCCGAGCGAGGACTGCTCAGCGACGCGCTCGACGACGCCCGACACGAGCGGCACCCGGCCTAGGGGATCAGGGGTGGCGCCGACGAAGCGGCGTCACCCCGCGGCCAGACGGAGCCCCGCGTCAGGGTTGCGCGGCTGGGTCGAGCGCGCCCTCCTCAACGGAAACGGCATGACCGACCGGTCGCGCCACTTCCTCGTGCGCTCGCACCACCGCCGGGTGCACGTACCCCTTGGAGATGAGCAGGGAGTCGACGAGCTGCTCGATCGCCTGCCGGTCGTCAGGGGATAGAAGATCGATCTTGCCCGCCAGCATCTCCGCGCCCTGATCGACCTTGTCGACCTCGTATCCGGCGAGGGCAAGCCACGGATGGACCGGCTCCCCGAGTCCGTCAGCGATTTTCAGCAGCGTTGCCCTGCTGGGCCGGAACGGATCGCCGCGGTGCGTCTGGTCAGCGAGCAGGTTCCGAACGGTTTGCTGAGAGATGCCCAGTCGTCGAGCGGCCTCACGGCCGGACCAGTTGCGACGCTCGATGGCCGCTTGGAGGCGGCCACCGAGGGTGGTCACCTGCTCTCCGCTCCCGCTGTGCATACAGCGATGATTCCGGAATCGCTCACGGCCGCCAACTGCGTGCATCAGCCCACTTGCTGTTAGTCAGAAATAGTCATATGTTAGTCACATGCCGATAGCTCCCGACTCACCTCAGGACGCGACATGTCGACACGTCTGACCAGGCAGGACATACGCCCATTGCGACTGCAGGCGGGGTACACCCAGCACCAGCTCGCAGCCGCGACCGGGTTGTCGCGCAACACCATCAGGCTGATCGAGGCAGGCGCCGAGCTCACCCAGCGCTCCGAGAAGTTGCTGCGCTCCGTGCTGGCACCGACCCCGGAGAGCGACAGCGACCGCCTCGCCCGCATCGAGGCGACGCTCAACGAGGTGCTTCGCCGCCTCGGCACCCAGGCAGTGGCCTGATGAACGTCCCTCCCCAGATCAGACAACTGGTGTTCGGCTCCAGCGCCATCGAGCCGATCCAGGTCGCCTACTCGGCCGAGGAGGCGGCGGGCGCGCTCGGCATCTCGCTGGCGCGGGTGCAGCGGCTCGCTCGCGAGCACCCCCTCGCGCTCCCCGCCGCCACAACCGGCAGGCGGTGGATCATCGGCGGCGGGGTGATCCTCGATCTGCTCGGCATCACCGAGGCCGAGCACGGCACCGTCCGGGACCACCGCCTCCACATCCAGGCCGACGCCGGGTACTCCTCGGCGGAGATCGGCGTGCTGCTCGGCATCAGCGCCGACGCCGCCGAACGACTCGGCCGGTCCGGGACGCTCCCA includes:
- a CDS encoding helix-turn-helix domain-containing protein, with the protein product MTTLGGRLQAAIERRNWSGREAARRLGISQQTVRNLLADQTHRGDPFRPSRATLLKIADGLGEPVHPWLALAGYEVDKVDQGAEMLAGKIDLLSPDDRQAIEQLVDSLLISKGYVHPAVVRAHEEVARPVGHAVSVEEGALDPAAQP
- a CDS encoding helix-turn-helix domain-containing protein, which gives rise to MSTRLTRQDIRPLRLQAGYTQHQLAAATGLSRNTIRLIEAGAELTQRSEKLLRSVLAPTPESDSDRLARIEATLNEVLRRLGTQAVA
- a CDS encoding HNH endonuclease — encoded protein: MGYADVGRAEVLRAIAECDRLGAEEFRKRYGFGQARRFVLVYEGREYDSKAVVGVAHGFLTDQKPLRASDFSGGQATVTRLLTGLGFTVVDRAQVPAPPVDAEKVVVWERGRVLEPAPRQERTTSAVQRLRYVAALVKAIHEDRCQFCGTRLDLGYGHFSNAAHIRALGAPHHGPDHTDNVLCLCPNCHAQFDARALYVDEDDNVRHVNAGQPLGPLRRDPRHRIAAEHLAYHRSLPVDPARAQALADDRA
- a CDS encoding helix-turn-helix domain-containing protein, with translation MNVPPQIRQLVFGSSAIEPIQVAYSAEEAAGALGISLARVQRLAREHPLALPAATTGRRWIIGGGVILDLLGITEAEHGTVRDHRLHIQADAGYSSAEIGVLLGISADAAERLGRSGTLPRDLRRAVPRTSGRQILAFLAGRAAQQRKSA
- a CDS encoding YbaB/EbfC family nucleoid-associated protein; this encodes MRDRQQRLEHMKRTFEEQSAKAGDVQRAMRELRGQGRSPDGAVTVTAAPSGAVVDLQLTEEALRRTPSALRADILSAIQMATQNATQLLDDAVGPITGNRLERIKQGLRHRDPAQEPGDG